One genomic segment of Theobroma cacao cultivar B97-61/B2 chromosome 6, Criollo_cocoa_genome_V2, whole genome shotgun sequence includes these proteins:
- the LOC18596856 gene encoding protein LOL2 produces MANKEEGEQQQQQQVEEEEEGPPPGWQSIPPPPQPPPSSEMAQMVCGSCRQLLSYPRGARQAKCSCCETVNFVLEAHQVGLVKCGSCAVLLMYPFGASSVRCSSCQFVTEIGAHNRRPPWSVQQGQPTPPNAVH; encoded by the exons ATGGCGAACAAAGAGGAGGGAGaacagcaacaacaacaacaggtagaagaagaagaagaggggCCGCCGCCAGGATGGCAATCTATTCCTCCTCCTCCGCAACCGCCGCCATCATCTG AAATGGCCCAAATGGTTTGTGGTTCATGCCGCCAATTGCTTTCATATCCAAGAGGAGCCCGTCAAGCTAAATGTTCATGCTGTGAAACAGTCAACTTTGTACTTGAag CACATCAGGTTGGACTGGTTAAGTGCGGCAGTTGTGCAGTGTTGCTGATGTACCCCTTTGGAGCTTCATCGGTCAGATGTTCCTCTTGCCAGTTCGTGACGGAAATCGGG GCACACAACAGGCGCCCTCCCTGGTCTGTACAACAGGGGCAACCGACCCCTCCCAATGCTGTGCATTAA